The Sporichthyaceae bacterium region CCGCTGGCCGGGCCGATGTCCAGGCCCATGCGGTCGGCGGGGATCGCGTCCGCGGGCACCACGATCGCGTCCGCGTCAGCCGCGAACCGGTCGGCGGCGACGATGTCGGTGGGCAGGATCAGCGCCACCCCACGTTTCTCCGCCTCCGCCAGATACCCGCGCACCGTGTCCAGCTGGTCGGTCTCCAGCAGCGAGGTGCCGACCTCGTGGCCCTGCGCGGCGAGGAAGGTGAACACCATGCCGCCGCCGACCAGGATGCGATCGGCCACGCCGAGCAGCCGGTCGATGACCGCGAGCTTGTCGGAGACCTTGGAGCCGCCGAGCACCACCGTGTATGGGCGCTCCGGGTTCTCAGTGAGTCGCCGTAGCACCTCGACCTCGGTGCGCACCAGGTCGCCGGCCGCGTGCGGCAACAGACGGGCGACGTCGTAGACGCTGGCGTGCTTGCGGTGCACCGCACCGAACGCGTCGCCCACGTAGGCATCGGCGAGCGCGGCCAACTGCTCGGCGAACGCGCCGCGCTCGGCGTCGTCCTTGGACGTCTCCGCCGCGACGAAGCGCACGTTCTCCAACAGCGCGACACCGCCGTCGGGCAGCGCGGAGACGGTGGCCGCGGCCTGCTCCCCCACCACCTCGGGACTGAACAGCACCTGCGCGCCGAGCAACTGCTCCAGCCGGTGGGCGACCGGGGCCAGCGAGTACGCCGGGTTGGGTTCGCCCTTGGGCCGGCCCAGGTGCGCGCACACCACGACCCGCGCACCGCCGGCGGCCAACTGCTGAATCATTGGCAGGCTGGCCCGGATCCGGCCGTCGTCGGTGATCCTGTTGCCGTCCAACGGGACGTTGAGGTCACTGCGGATCAGGACCCGCTTGCCGCGCAGATCCCCGAGTTCGTCGACGGTGCGCATGGACGGGATCAGAGCGAGGCACCGACGTGGGAGATCAGGTCGGCCAGGCGGTTGGAGTAGCCCCACTCGTTGTCGTACCAGCCGACGACCTTGGCCTGGTCGCCCTGAACCATCGTCAGCAATGAGTCGAATGTGCA contains the following coding sequences:
- a CDS encoding phosphoglycerate kinase, whose product is MRTVDELGDLRGKRVLIRSDLNVPLDGNRITDDGRIRASLPMIQQLAAGGARVVVCAHLGRPKGEPNPAYSLAPVAHRLEQLLGAQVLFSPEVVGEQAAATVSALPDGGVALLENVRFVAAETSKDDAERGAFAEQLAALADAYVGDAFGAVHRKHASVYDVARLLPHAAGDLVRTEVEVLRRLTENPERPYTVVLGGSKVSDKLAVIDRLLGVADRILVGGGMVFTFLAAQGHEVGTSLLETDQLDTVRGYLAEAEKRGVALILPTDIVAADRFAADADAIVVPADAIPADRMGLDIGPASGAAFAVALAGSATTFWNGPMGVFEMDAFAEGTRAVAQALVNAHGFSVVGGGDSAAAVRKLGFAEDAFGHISTGGGASLEYLEGKTLPGLSALED